In Primulina huaijiensis isolate GDHJ02 chromosome 6, ASM1229523v2, whole genome shotgun sequence, a single window of DNA contains:
- the LOC140978881 gene encoding uncharacterized protein translates to MPPLVLYLVIDLCLHACAARPLMVLDVAQFQGLNRIEPETFVSRGNVIAEYGGKISDGTTAIQFENQRTSAVKETEGTTGSPSVKILCSRKILQEAAEKMAWKRFERSTPESPPSNGEETVNSKDNRIAVNVVVIDYEQPHRKPPIHNWEP, encoded by the exons ATGCCTCCACTAGTACTTTATCTAGTTATAGATCTTTGTTTGCATGCATGCGCTGCTAGGCCACTTATGGTTTTGGATGTTGCACAATTTCAG GGTTTAAACAGAATAGAACCTGAGACATTTGTGTCACGAGGAAACGTCATCGCTGAATATGGTGGGAAGATCTCTGATGGAACAACGGCTATCCAGTTTGAAAATCAGAGAACTTCTGCGGTTAAAGAAACAGAAGGCACGACAG GTAGTCCCTCGGttaaaattttatgttcaaGGAAGATTTTGCAAGAGGCTGCTGAAAAAATG GCATGGAAGAGATTTGAACGGTCCACACCAGAATCACCACCATCCAACGGTGAGGAAACTGTGAATTCTAAGGACAACAGAATAGCGGTGAACGTAGTAGTCATAGATTACGAACAACC